TCGGTGGAAAAAGAAAAATCACTTTTTCCTCGGGCATAAGCCAATCACTTCGGAAGGCAAAAAGCACGCCTTCTGTCAGCGCTCGTCTTATGCCTGTCGGGTCTGACCAAGGCGCTTCCGCTTTTCTATTCATCCTAAAATTCTTTGGTAGATAGATTTGGCATGGATAAGATCTTTTGTTCCATGAATGAGGGCACGGCCGTCGTTGAAGATGACCATCCGCTCCTCTCCCATTTCTACTGATAAAAGATAGGGGTTCCCTTTTACAATATATCCAAGTGTACTAAGCTGTCCTGCCAGCTTCTCTAGCGATACTTCCCCTTGAGTGGATGGACGTATTTGCACCGTATCCCGCCCGCATAAAACAGTGGTTTTCGTCATATTTTCCTGGTCGAGATAAGGGTAAGTCCTATCCTCGCCACACGATAAACAGCCTGCAAATTTGGCTTTTCCCATTTTCAAACTAGTATATTGGTTTCGCCATAAGTCAAAGCTGACAAACGAAGTTCGAACCGCGTCCCAGTCCTCGACTAGCATTTTGAGTGCTTCGGCACTTTGATGAGCAATGACCATTTGGACAGCCGGTGAGATAATTCCCCCGGTATCACACGTTAACCCCTGCATCGGGATTGTCCGTAACAAACAGTTTAGGCACGGGGTCTTTCCAGGAATGATTGAAAAACTCATCCCATAACTGCCGACACACGCACCGTAGATCCACGGTATCTGATACTTTTGTGAAACATCATTAATAACCATCCGCGTTTCAAAATTATCGGTGGCATCCATGATGATATCGACATCCTTCACCAAATCCTCAAGCATAGCTGGAGTAGCATCACCGATGATTGCTTGAATTTCAACATCTGAATTGATTGCCTTTAACCGCTTTTCTGCAGCAGCAGCCTTCGGAAGCTTCTCCGCCACATCCTCTTCGGTATAAAGCTGCTGGCGCTGCAAATTGCTTGATTCGACATAATCTCGATCCACTATCGTCAGCCTGCCAACCCCTGCACGAATGAGGATCTCTGCATTCCCAGAACCAAGCGCCCCCGCACCAATCATTAACACATGCTTCGAACGGATTTTATCTTGTCCATCTTTTCCGATTCCTGGAAAGAGGACCTGTCGTGAATATCGTTCGTTCATTCTGCTTCCCCTTCCAAAATCGTTTTATAACTACGTCTTTATTAGGGGTATTACTCGCTATCCGAGAGTAAACCTCGCTTATCCGAGAGTAATTCCCATCATCCTAGAGTAAACCCCGCTTATCCGAGAGTAATTCCCACCACCCGAGAGTAAACCCCGCTTATCCGAGAGTAATTCCCGCCATCCGAGAGTAAACCTCGCTTATCCGAGAGTAAACTCCTATTTAGGGCTTTTTCTCTGTTCAGCCGCCGCTTACTGGCGGGATAAAGGCGATTTCATCACCGTCTTGAATCACTTCATCGTCCTGGGCGAATTCTTCGTTAATCGCAGTCATAACAGTATCTAATTTTG
This Neobacillus sp. YX16 DNA region includes the following protein-coding sequences:
- a CDS encoding thiazole biosynthesis adenylyltransferase ThiF, yielding MNERYSRQVLFPGIGKDGQDKIRSKHVLMIGAGALGSGNAEILIRAGVGRLTIVDRDYVESSNLQRQQLYTEEDVAEKLPKAAAAEKRLKAINSDVEIQAIIGDATPAMLEDLVKDVDIIMDATDNFETRMVINDVSQKYQIPWIYGACVGSYGMSFSIIPGKTPCLNCLLRTIPMQGLTCDTGGIISPAVQMVIAHQSAEALKMLVEDWDAVRTSFVSFDLWRNQYTSLKMGKAKFAGCLSCGEDRTYPYLDQENMTKTTVLCGRDTVQIRPSTQGEVSLEKLAGQLSTLGYIVKGNPYLLSVEMGEERMVIFNDGRALIHGTKDLIHAKSIYQRILG